GTGGATGCCATATCAGGAAATTCATTTTcacaaaaacaacatttctAGAGATTTGAATATCATTAGTTGCAAGACTGTAAGTTATATATCCTTTAGTGGTTGGATGAAGACCAAGGAAAACACCAGCAGTAGCATGCATATCAAGTTTCTTTCTATGAGATTGAAGGGTGTTGGTGTAGCAAAGACAGCCAAAAACTCTAAGTCTAGTGATATCAAAAGCTGTGATAAAGTTTGTCATATGGAGAATTCTTATTGAGAAGGGGAGTAGGCATGATATTAATGAGAAGAGTTGCATAACTGAGTGCATATGTCCAAAATTGAGTAGAAAGTTTGGAATGAAAAAGCAAGGAGCTAGTGGCATTTAAAAGGTGTTGgtgttttctttcaacaatcCCATTTTATTGAGGGGTTTCATTATAGGAGGTTTGGTGAATAATCCCTTGAGAACTAAAGTAGTCATGCATAGCAAATTCAGGCTCATTATCATATCTTATGATTTTAATAGCGGTTTGAAACTGATTTTTAACATAAGATATGAAATGCAAAATGTGATTTCTTGTTTCAGATTTGTCATGCATTAAATGAACCCATGTGTATTTAGTATGATAATCgacaattgttaaaaaatatctatGAGAATGGATGGATGCATTGGAACAGGGACCCCAAATATCTATATgtataagataaaaaaacatgtaaagCAACAGAGTTATGTGAAGTAAAAGgcaatttcttttgttttacaATGTGGCAGGCATTACAATTGTCTGATCTATAGTTAATGCAGGGATATTTCTGTTTAAGAACCTCCAGTCTCTTATCAGATAAATGGCCTAAGCGGTTGTGCCAAATGTTGTTGTTGACAGCAAGGAGTGATTGTTGTGAACTGACAGAATGCACACAAGGAGCAACAGTGATGGCAAGGCCATGAAGGACATACAGACGAGCGTGTAGATCAACTAAACCAATCTTGTGGTGTGTTATTGAATCTTGGATGAAAACATTGAGAATTAGTAAAGCTTAGGTAAACATTATTATGCAAAACCATTTTAGATATAGAGATGAGATTATAGGAAAACTCAATGATATAAAGAACATTGGTTAGGCAAAGTATATCATAAAACTTTATGTTTCCTTTATGGGTGGCTTTGGTGGTGATGCCATTGGGAAGATTAATAATGACAGGTCTAATTGGATCATAGGAATGGAAGTGTTTAAGGGAAGAAACAACATGGTCAGTGGCACTAGAGTCTAAAATCCATGTTGTGATAGTTATTGCAGCAGCATAGTCAAAAGTTAAAATGGTTTTACCTGGGTCCTGAGAACTGAAAATCATGGAACCGATTTGAGGGTTGGAGGCATTATCCGCAGTAGGGTTGATGAGAGCCATGAGGGCATGATATTGTTGCTTAGTAAGGCGCACTTCAGGGTCAAAATTGTCTCCCGGAGTGTCATTGGTAGGTTCTTGGCTTCTTGAGAGGAGACTTTTACCATTGTCGAATTCGTGACCGGGTGGATATCCATGTTTCCTATAGCAAACATCAACCGTATGCCCAGTTTTGTAGGAAACCCATTTTTTCTTGAAACACACCGTATCGGTGTGGCCATTCTTGCcacaaaaagaacaaacaatAGTGCCCATAGTTACATTGACAGTTTTGGGTTCAAGGCTATTTAGGAAactattattcattaattgtctTTCCTGCTGCATGACATAGCAAAAGATCTTGGAAACGGGGGTATAGGATCCAGTAAGAGGACATGGGATTGGATATTACCATACTGCTCATTCAGGCCACAAAGAAATTGCAATGTCAGTCTTCATGTTTTCTTTGTGAGATCGTTGAGAGCATTTTGCAGGAGCATTAAACGTCACAAGTGCAGGTTGGATCAGGACGAAAGTTCTCTAACTCATCCCATATGATGCGCATCTTAGTGTAAAACTCATTGACGGTGTATGTTCCTTGCTTTAGGGAAGAAGCGTCTCTTTGCAGCTCGGAGATGCGCAACAAATCTCCTTGGAAGAATCTTGATTTGAGATCTTTCCAAATGGCTTGGGCGTCTTCCATCCAAAGAATGTTGTGTCTGATTTCTAGTGAAACTCAGTGGACCAaccaaagagaaagaaaagagaacgaaagaagagaaagaaaatagagaacaaataaagaaagaaaatagagaaaaaaaaagagaaagaaaatagagaaaaagaagagaacaaTAAAGAACAGAGAGAGGAAAAAGGaaatagagaaagagaggagaaagaagaaaaagtgataaaaaaagagaaaaagaagagagaatcACCATAATAAATTAATCCAAACTAGTTTGACTAGAGGTTTAAAAGGAGCATCAgtcataaaagtaaaaagaaatagtGTATGTACTGCAATGAAGTTTCTACAAGATTTTTGTctacaaaataataatgaaaatagaaagaagagaaagaagaaaaagagaagaaaaggagaaaaagaagaagaagagaaggatgaGCTCAATGAATAAAAGTTGGGATTAAGTTGAGAAGTGGTTAATGTTAAATTATCTCTACTCTTTCTCTACTTATTGATTCATTActatttgtttattgatttcaagaaaccAATAACTtataaagatttcaaaaaaatcattaaaaatggTTAATCCAATTCAACCCCCCCTCCTCTTGGCTTGAGATATaaggtctttttttttcttacagaTTCTTCATGACTTGAGCCTTAggtccatttaggtggttgtAGGGCACTGTTTGGGTCCTCGTTGTGAAGGGCACGGTGAGAGCACTCTAGTTAACTATACTGCTTAActtcaaggtaaggggagctagttgtattttgtttgaattgtatgatgcgtatgtttaataattataattgtctTACGGTTGTACTGTAATTGTGGTTGTAAGCATGTTGAGTTGCGTTTGTGGAAATTATGAAATGTGTGTAACTACTGAAGATTGATATGAACTACAAAATATGAAGTTTTCTGGTTGTTTGTTTTCCTGACTGCTATCTAGGTTTTGCTCCCCCGTAGAGAACATTTCTGTTTTGCATGAGATGAACTTCTGTTAATCTGATTTACATAAGCTATAGGCtaagtattttcttttcatgCCTCACTTGTCAGGTtggtctttcatctctcaatttAGGAATATGTCCAAAATTGAGTACACTCAGCATTAAAGCACCTTATATGGTTTCAGTTGAGTTGAAAGGATGTGGTGTACTATCTGAAGCATTCATTAATTGTCCACTCTTAACATCTCTCGATGCTTCCTTTTGTAGGTCATCTATACATTATTTTCCTATTTATCCTTTCTAAAACATTTGTTAATGGTTTTCTCTAAACATCTCTAGACTCTTTCTTCTGCAATGCTGATTGACTTTTTATTGTTTGGAATTTCAGCCAACTAACTGATGACTGCTTGTCTGCTACAACTATCTCATGCCCACTGATTGAGTCATTGATATTGATATCATGCCCATCAATTGTATTAGAAAGTCTTCGATCTTTATTTTGTCTTCCAAAtttgattgttcttgacttaTCATACACTTTCTTGGTGAACTTGCAACctgttttttattcttgtttacAGCAAAAGGTTAGAGTTGCCATAGCATGGTTTCTTATTCTTGTACATTCTTTTAATCACGAGTATTGCTAATGAGATGGGTTTAGAACAATCataccttttttttataatcagtAATGTGTACTGTTATCATGGTATCTTATTCCCATAATTCCAATCTGTCATTTCCCTTTCATTTCATTATTGATAATTTGGCATTTTATATTagtgttattgtttttattatcttCATTTGCTGATAGTGctacttttttttcttgcttctagcTATCACAAATTGATTTATTAATGTTGTGTAGATCTTTTTGTAAGTGTAATTGAAACTACAAGTTGTAATCTACAGAAACGGCTTCTGTTGTTGGCCACATAGCAATGATGACTGATCACTACAATGTGCTGGTAAGTTCAAAGTTGTTCAAAGTTGTTTTTTCTGGTAGATATGTTTTGCTAGAAAGAAGGTGAAAACTATCATATTGAAAACTTAATCAAAATCCTGTTCTCATTATTTGCCATGGCATCCCTTGTTATATTATaatctttcaatttcttttaattcatgTATTTTTTCATGCTCACTTTTGAATTTGCATTTGTCTTTATATTTATTGGAACATATTAATATTTGTGTAAGTTGTGTTCTTTTTCTAGTTTTACCTTTTTTCTTGATCCCTTCTTCATGGTATGTTATATTGCCTttgattataaattaaagtttaaatcaGTTTATATAAGATTAGTTATTAAGATATTAGTTACTTTTctattattagattttaaatcAGTGACAATTATATTAGTTACTTTTctattattagattttaaatcAGTGACAATTTTAGAATCTAATAACAGAAAgtattgaaaattttgatagttaatgttaaatatcaatttagattctaatttataaattaattataattttttattaataatagaaactatatacaaatgtattttttctcctaaaattcatttttaacctTGTTTGTGTCAAAATTCTAACTgtctttcaacttttttttttttaaaatcattaatcAATGATTGGTTGAACTAAACGAGTGGTAGGTTTATACTTGTTGATGATTTGAGAGACTCAAGAAAAAAGTGGTAGAGATTCAGGTCAATAATGATTTTGCTTCGCAGGACACAAGATCAGAGTGCAAGAAGAAAGACCCTCAACAATGTTATGATAGAAATAAAAGCCTTCTAGAATCAAGTCTGTGACTACAAGTTagaagataaattatttaaactatatttatgaCTACGAGTTTAATCTTATTTAATACTTAATgatctaaaaataatttatatataatatgatttaattaaatattttcttcttaataTAATTCATGTGACAATATAAGTGTATGAAATATAATCTATCGCACTAATTTATATCCTAATAATGTgaatataacaaatattaaagctcatcattaaaaatactaaaagcTCTACTTATTGACTACTTCTGGTACCACCTCACCTTAATAGGACATGTTTGCCTCCTCTGTTAGAAAGACTTTAGATACTCCTCTGTTAGAAAGACTTTAGATACAAAAACTCATTTGAGTCAATCACCAAAGTTAACCATCAAGGACATAACTTTTTAGTAATACAGGGGGCTTTGTACCCCCAACTTttgtttcatatataaatatataaaaagtaattattattttaattttagtatattttgtGTATGTGGCATcctaaaatatttgtatatatgttttggcatttttaaaatatttactcaaGATCCATTGAACTTTGATATAATTGATGAGTGTTTTGATGGAGGATTACCAAGTAGACACAACAAAAAGGAGACATAAGTTTAATCTACACCTAAAAGTAGTGCTCTCAAAATGAATTGTAACCTGCGGGCTAATCCGGCTTACCAGGAGTTTGAACcgggttgagtttgaaaaaaatgtaatttttttatgcggacTAGTTTTCAACTTGATTCACTTAGAATCCAACTCACCGGGTTGAagccgtggtgagccgggttggctcaccaactcacctaatttaatttaattatttattattttgtggttcaatattattagttaacatttttttattatattgtagatagtgataaagaagaagatatttcaagagagaaaaatattatagatttatctattcaatactctaatattataaattagttaaaaataatgaaatatgagatgtggagttgagttaaaatttaatttggtttacttgaattgtattttgaaatttggtatATTGTTTGGTTAAATATTGTGATTGAGATTAATTGAGTCATTGAGTAATGTACAATTTGATAGTCACTATGTTTTTACCATCAATTGTTGTTGGACTGATTTGTAAGGTTATAAAGTTACAAAATTATGTTTTGCATAATTATGTAGATTCGATGGGCGATAATATACTTGTTGGACAAAGTCAAAGTCAGAGAGTTACTAACTTGATTTGGGCAAGACAATATTCGTTAGGGTAGATCAAAGTCAAAGAGCTCACTAACTTGAAAGTCGCTAAAGATTTAGCTGTCTCTAGGTCGTGTCTCTGGTGCAAACGACAACAGTGTGGGGTAAGTTCCACTTTGTTGTAATTGTCGTAGTTTTAATTGTTGTCATCTTCACAACTGAGGATCTTACTAGGTCATCTTCACTTTGCTCACTACTCATTTACCTGAACACCGCGAGCACCTCCTACTTTGCTCACTACTGCCgatactttttttatatgttttcgTTATCGCATTGACCACTCCTCCCTGGCGACCCTTCCCCTGCTTAGGTTCACGATCGTCATGGAACTCACAATATTGGCAACACCGACGAGGTTCGTCTACTCCATTTCcctttgtttcaatttttcctATCTTTATGGTTTTGGGTTCTAATGTTTGTTGTTTCAAGAGAGAGTGATGGTGAATTGAATTTGAAGGGTTATGGGATTTGGAGTTTTCTAATTTTGTTgatgtaattttaattgaatataatttttatgttttgattaAGTGTTTTGTTTGAAACTGAATGGAGCCAATGTTGAATGTTGGAGATGAAACCTAGTTTTAATGGGAAGGATGGCATTTCTGGTTGAAAGTTTTGGGAAATCATTGAGTTTAAttgcataaataatttaatttctccATTGTTCGTGTTTTTTGGTTCATTCATATCGTGTTATTGTTGTGATATTATTGGTGTAGTTAATTACATGATTAGATTTATGTGTGAAGTATCTTAGCTTTATGTTCTATTGTAGACTTATTGATAAGGGTCTAATATGAGTTAGCTTTGATTATAATTTGGCACTTGTCTTGTTTTGATTATGTTAAAATTCAATGTTAATCACTtcaattttacttgttttgcaGGTTTTGATAAACTTTGAGAGTCACAGATGtaataagaagaaaacaaaggaattatgaccaaaacacaacaaactGACTTAAGTGTGGTTGCAACGTGGAATTTGAGGCTTGAGTCACACGGAGAAAACTCGCCTTAGAAAGAAACCTCAAGCCTTTACCTGAGGTTAAAGCCATGAAGAATCATTCACTTAGAGGTAATCTTAAGAGGCTtcaacacaaaaacacaaagcCTAAGCTATAAAGGAAACCCACCTTGGGAGGAAATCTCACAAATGAAGCCATGAATGCCACCGCTAAAGCCACATTGTCATTgtctataaaaacaaaatttcctCTTTATTTCAGAGAACCTTTTTGGATACTTTTCACTAGACTTTCTAGACAGGTTTAGAGAGACTTTAGAAAGtcttctcatctatttcctctGTACTATAAAGAACATCATTAAAGGATTAGGAGATAAAGTTCCTTCCTTGTATTAACTTCTTCCCATCCATTATGAGAAAATAAATCTCCTAGGTGTTGGAGTGAGATGTAAACCACAACAAGCTCTGGCTAAAAAAACACATGATATTtgcacaaaatattttttattttattaatagataACATTTCAATCACACCTTTAATGATGTCTACTCCTATAGTCTTAAACTTGTCGTGCTATATGAGTTTTCCATGCACTTTATCGACCTATCTAAACTTTGCATTGACTTATTTGAACTCTCCATGCATTTTTACCTCGCTATCCGGACTTTCTGTCAAGCTATTTTAGTTCTTTAAGCACCTTATCACGTTATCTGAACTTTCTACCTACCGAGTTATTCAGATATCTTGCAGATTTGAAGAcataatatacatgtcttaaacaAGTTTGAGACTTGAAACACAATTTGCCACACTAAAAAAACAAACGATATGATATTCGTTGTGAAAAATTAAATCCgtgattttttaaaagaagaaagaacgaaatataattaaatataattaaagttggatgaaaaactgaaaacacataatattaaaaatatgaagaaaaatataattaatcttatattaaatgtaaatttataataattatatattatatttaatatgatagaatatgtattaaatgtaatatttatgatactgtaaaattaatagaaaaaagaatattttattattatgctATAGGCTTAAAATCTTTAttcattttgttaatatattttttttataaaaagctTGATTGGTCATTCTTTTCTGTAAATTTTTAggatattttttagaaaaattgaatttaatttcacTCGGATGAACTATTGAACAGTAATAATAAGTCattttgcaaaagaaaaagagagaaaaaagaaaactattaaaaaatgagagaaaaaatttgaacgttataaactaaataatttaatatcacaTAATATTCTAATGCATTAAATACTCcgacataatattttatttcatataaaaataaataaaaatatagcatagataaaaataataatgaaaacaatattATGAATACATTCCCCGCCtccaaaacatatatatatatatatatatatatatatatatatatatatatatatatatatatatatatatatatatatatatatatatatatatatatatatatatatatatatatatatatatatatatatatataaaagtttactaACACACCTGTTTTTCAGtgggtacattttagcaatgtgtaccgggttttagtaaacaaaaatatccttatatattatgaattctaacttttaaggttaagggtattttaataatttttattttcaaaactaaaaaaaaaaagaaactttcAAACCCTCAGCccattttttcattaaaataaaatacttattaacctctttttgttttttgttttgttgttgtcCAAGCTATCATCCGATAAGGTGAAGGGAGAGATCTCCAGGGGGCTCAGAGATTTATTATGCTATAATATTACTAGACACTATtaatagagagaaaaaaaaagaaaaagaaaagaaaaaatataaaaaaagaaaaaacaaaagagaacaataaaaaagagagaggaaaaagaaaatagagaaatagTGGAAACAAATGCAAgcctaaaaacaaaaaaagaaacgaatgtgaaaaaacaaattcaagGGCAACATTAGTATCTTTAGATGAATTCCTCCATAAGTCCTTGTTTGCAAGAgcgaaaaataagaaaaaataaattaacttacacataagttaaaaatagaaatttagaaaagttatataaaagAACCTCTACAAAATAACTTTTGCACAACTTCATTTTATCTTACAAATTCCTCTTATTTTTTCTCTGGAAGGAGGTTATTAACCAAACTAGTCGAAATAGGCCCTAAATGGGGTTGGGCATATGCATTGACTGCCTTTTTAGAGTTCCTTTTTTGTGTGTAATGGGTTTTAAATGGGAAACCAAGTCAGTCATAAATCAAATGCAGAGCAATGCTTTGATGACCCATGGATTAAGTACTTTCAACTTTCAAGTACTTCATTACATATTGTATTGAAATCttgagaataagagagtaaaATTCAAGGGCATACCTCGACCTCAATCCTTTATACCGTGATGTTGCTGCTGCATGTTTTGCAACCACCTAGAGCAAGATGCAATAAAGAACATTTCCACATAGAGTGacaactttttttgttttataaaacgTGTTCTACATTAAACTTCCTTGGTTAGAAATTAGAGCTTGAAACAATACCAAATCTTCAGTTATAAATGACACATCACAAAATTAAATGTGTCTTGTGTCATTTATTCCATTACCattactagaaaaaaaatagagagtggagaaaaaacagagaaaaagaagagaaagaaaatagagaaaaagaacaAGCATGAGAAAACGATAAAGAACagagagaggaaaaagaaaatagagaaagagaggagaaagaagaaaaagtgagaaaagagagaaaaagaagagagcatTACCATAGTAAATTAACCCAAGCTAGTTTGACTAGAggatttataaaaataaaaagaaactgTGTATGAACTGCAATGAAGTTTTTACAAGATTTTTGTCttacataataataaagaaaatagagagaagagaaagaagaaaaagagaggaaaaggagaaaaagaaaacaacatccCATTTTGTCATTAAAATGAAATACTCATTGGCCTCTTTTTGTTATGTTATTGTCCAAGTGGAGGGGCTTCTGTCCCTGGTGCTCAGagatttaattatgttataatatTTGCAGACattattatatgttatatttaaaatgtcttatttatttatttttttattttatttatttgagacACGCTTATTGTATTTACATATTCGTGAAAGTCTTCAATAATTCCAAGAACTTTTGAAGAACATTACGTTGCTCGcgtttattaaaaaattaattgtgcGTGTTGTAATTTATTCCAATACCAATACTAGAAAGTAATAGGAGAACAAGAGAATGAAAACAGAGTAAaagaggggagagaaaatagagaaaaagaagagaacgAGAGAcgagaaagaaaatagagaaaaaaaagaaagaaaataaagaaaaagaaaagagaaaatatagaaaaagaaaaaacaaagagaacaataaaaaagagagagagaaaaaagaaaatagagaaaaagtgGAACAAATGTAAgcttaaagacaaaaaaaagaaactaatgTGAAGAAACAAATGTCAATGGgtgatatatatagatagatgaTTGTGTATcgttattaaaaaatgaataatttcttttattaaatttaatgaaatatttattaaatttaatgaaatatttattataaattaattaaatatgagtAAAAAGTAATGTTGTTGCTGCAGGTTCTGCTGTTGCGGTTCTGCCACACCCAGAAGAAGAAACATAATCATGTATACAGTGTTGTTGCAGGTTCTGCCCCACCCAGAAGATGAATCTCAATCTTTTATACCGTGATGTTGTTGCTGCATGTTTTGCCACCACCCGAGAGCAAGATAACATTTTCACATAGAgtgacaacattttttattttataaaacgtGTTCTACATTAAACGTCCTTTGGTTATAAATTAGAGATTGAAACAATACCTAACCTTCGGTTATAAATGACATATCACAAAATTAAATGTGTGTTGTGTCATTTATTCCATTACCAATACTAGAAAGTGAAAAGAGAGcaagagaagaaaaagggaGTGAGagtggagaaagaaaatagagaaagagaggagaaagaagaaaaagtgagaaaagagagaaaaaaagagaaaaaaagagagtatcAGCATAGTAAATTAACCCAAGCTAGTTTGACTAGAGATTTAAAATGAGTATCAgtcataaaagtaaaaagaaatagtGTTTGTACTGCAATGGAGTTTCTACAAAATTCATGTCTTAcgtaataataaagaaaatagagagaggagaaagaagaaaaagagaggaaaatggAGAAAGAGTTGAAACAAATGCAAGTTTAAAGACAGAGAAGAAACGAATGTGAATAAATAAATGTCAGAggattatatatatagatagatgaTTGTGTATcgttataattaaaatgaataattttttttattaaatttaatgaaatatttattataaattaattaaatatgagaaaaagTAATGTTGCTGCTGCCACGTCCAGAAGATGAAACACATTCCTTTATACAGTATGGTTGTTGCTGCATGCTGGTTTTGTAACCATCTCTGAACAAGATGTGACAAAGAACATTTCCAAATAAAGAGGGacaaatctttttattttataaaatgtgttCTACATTAAACTTCATTCAATTAGAAATTAGAGTTTGAAACGAAACCCAACCTTCGGACACATCACAAAATTAATTGTGTTTTGTGTCATTTATTCCATTGTCAATACTAGAAAGTGAAAagagaacaagagaaagaaaagaaagtaagactcgagaaagaaaatagagaaaaaaaaagaaaaagaaaggagaacaaaagaggagaaagaaa
The Vigna angularis cultivar LongXiaoDou No.4 chromosome 5, ASM1680809v1, whole genome shotgun sequence genome window above contains:
- the LOC108340554 gene encoding uncharacterized protein LOC108340554, with translation MGTIVCSFCGKNGHTDTVCFKKKWVSYKTGHTVDVCYRKHGYPPGHEFDNGKSLLSRSQEPTNDTPGDNFDPEVRLTKQQYHALMALINPTADNASNPQIGSMIFSSQDPDSITHHKIGLVDLHARLYVLHGLAITVAPCVHSVSSQQSLLAVNNNIWHNRLGHLSDKRLEVLKQKYPCINYRSDNCNACHIVKQKKLPFTSHNSVALHVFLSYTYRYLGSLFQCIHPFS